Below is a genomic region from Henckelia pumila isolate YLH828 chromosome 3, ASM3356847v2, whole genome shotgun sequence.
AATGATAATACTAAGGAAGATTAGATTCCGATTTGATGCTCGTGTGGTTGCTCAAATACAAAAAAAGTCTTGTCTTATCCTAacttttttcttcaattttcctCGAATTTGACAGCCAAACCACCCCGTTACATCACGTCATATacaacatatttttttatgtaaatACCATTCGAAAAATGGATTTGGATTGTAGATATAACCCGTTGATTAAAACGCcgatataataatttaataacaaaatgattatatatatgaaCTGTATGATAcatatatatcaaataaattattaggttcgtttataaaaaaaatatcatagtCGAATTTTGTGTAATTTATTGTCTCGATTCTCGAACATAAATTTAAAGTAGTCTCGCCACTGCCCATAATAATTATCACAAAACTGTTGGGCTGAAAAAAGGCCCACGAGCCTAGTAAGACTTCAATACACAAAATTTGACATTTTTGTTGGTAAAGTTGCAAACTACAGATAATTTTTTGAACTCGTCCACGTACAAATGtattgaaaaattacaattttgatCTTGCATGTTTATCACTCTGTAATTTCAATTCTTTTATGTTTTTGCATTTTAATTTTTAGTCttgtatgtttcgatttttttgaCAATCTTAGTCATTGTTCTTCCAAAAATATTACGTGACACTATTCACGTCAACACTTGCATTGTTATCACATCAGCGTcacatcagaaaaaaaaaactaaaattgtaacaacaaaaaacaaaataacggattaaaactgaaatctgaaaatatgaaAGATTAAAATCACAAAATATCAAACATAAAAGACCAACAAAACAATTTCTCCACAAATGTATACATACAAGAAATCTACATATGATGGCGAAAACCATCTATTGGTAGATTATGATGTTGTAGACCATCATGCATGTCATCATTTGGAAGATGACTTATTTTAATACAATTTAGAGTTGTTTCTTTCGTcgaattgtttttttaattatttaatttaatggtaGTTTTGTTTAAATTAAAGGTAATGGTCGATTTATTATCATAACATAACCATACAATTTACCTTAAAGTTTGAAGTCTGAGGAAGTATATATAACTTCCACTTTACATGACATATATGATGCAAGCTATTTGGTGTGACGTAGGCGATGATGATGAGTCCAATGATGCATAAGAGTGAAATTTGAGGGAGGATAAACTCCAGAAAGATACATCCCTTTATATCGTACTTCCCAATAGCATGTTTTACCGGGACATGAAAGCTCTCCCATTTTGGACGTAAAAACATCGAACGCCGCATCATTCATTCCCCAGAAGAAATGGCAGAAGTAGAGAATATTGTCGAAGAGGGAATCGCAAAAATGCCATTGCACATCTTGATACGTAGATATCGTGTCGTTCCATATCAACTTATTTTTAGAAGCGCAATGGGCTCTCAATGGTGCAGTATCTGCGGGAAGCAAATTCACTATATGAATGGTGTATTCTGCCACGAACGCACAAAATTTTTTCTTCTCGAATGCCGTTGCAGCTTGCAAGCAGCAAATGGCAATCAGTAACAAGATGCAAATTAGTAATTTGTGCTTCATCGCACGTACGCTCGTAAGTAactatatattatatgatattttgGGTCTAAGATGcatcgtgtatatatatatatatatatatatatatatatatatgtttttaggTTGCTTTTataaagtgattgaaatttattGAGAAAGTGAAATTATCACGTTTTGCCAATATATGAGCTATGAAATCCTCTAAAGTACTTTCCGCGTGACTTTCTTTTAACATTTAGTTTGGTCAACCATTATAACAATTTTGACTTTTTAGAGGATTGATTATATTGAATTATATTTGACTTATCAAAATTGGTCAAAATTGGTAAAGTATATGCATATTGgataaaaattcagttttcaaaacgaatgaaatatcaaaatactttggctttatttttttatagataAAGTTAACAGTTTTTttccaataaaatttttaaaaaaaattccacaaaatcttaattaaataattatccagtttcctaaaatattgaaacattaaaataatttggtttttatttttttgtagatGGAATGAAcagatttttccaaaaaaatatattttaatatgtgTAAGGACCTATTaagttaaataattatataataagttaaaatatatataaaaatatcagatttgtaaactttattaaaaaatatatattaattaaattacacactgatattgaaataaattaattcaaattgagtcaagttttaatccaaaataataaacaaagaacacatcaacacacacatattatatatgtacgtaaattaaaagttgaaattaaaaGGTTAACTATTTTTTCTCTTTATGAAAGCTAAAAATTATAACAGTATTTTATGAGATGATCTTGCAATTAACgagagaattttttttataagagtTGAAGATGGATAAATCCGTTATAGCTTTATGTAACTTCAAGGTACATATTTTAAggtaaatttttataaataaatttacaaaatatttattagcattatttcaataataaaaaatagctaatcaacacataagataagaaattaaaaattaatgttaattttatttcatcaaggtatctcacttattaacaaagAAAAAATACACCATATTGCTTGCATACATATATGAAATAGAAAATAAGATGAATTTAATCAACAAACAAATGAAAAACCCGAGCTGTAATAATTGTACaagtttcaatatcaatattgtctCAAGGTAAAATCACATTAAACACTAATTTAAAGTTTACATGAGCTATTGATAATATATCTTATTCTAAACAGTTAATGTAGATATAGAATAATGATTACAGTAAATGATAAAATCATTGAAACTGTTAGACTCGGTATATGGAGAGTCACTGTAGCAGTTTACCCTACTATCTTTTACAAGTTGAGTTCAGTTGAGACTTGAGATTAGTCAACTAAGCTCTTTCTTTTTCGTATGTCGATGTTGATTAACAGACAAAGTTTGTGCGGAAAAATGTCAATCAACATATTAGAACATGATTAAAATGGTTAATCAATTTCGTGAGTTTGTAGAAATGATAAACTGAAAGTTAAGTAACAcaaagagatgtttatggatattcaaaaatttcaattacTCCTACGTGACCCCTTATTCCACATCAAAAATATTTACTCTAAAAACTTTGACAGTTACAAACAATTTGTAAAAGACCGATCTAAGActagagcttaaaagctgttttacaatcttataagttgttagaacatattttaaaaataagctgttaaaatttttgggtaaacttattttaaacaacttaaatatattgatatgtttgatattataagatctttttattgtcaaaattaccaaaaaaaagtataattatatgaaaataatattttgagttatacatatacAAAAATGGTTTTATAATAAAcctatattaaaatataaaattgctttagtattttgttttaaaaaaatttatgtgatttgtaatttttttaaaaaataatatttaatatttaatgggtggaggaTTTGATggtgatttatgaaaatattgaaggatattttagagagatacaatatcaaaataagatttttttttaaaaaagtactcctcttacttttttaaaaaacaacttataagttatCAAAATACTTATGctgtttgaaagagcttttaagctctgccAAACACCTTCTTAGTAGACATAATTCTATCGGATTAGTTTGACAAGAACCGAAATCTGGATATTTTAGTTTCTAACAGAAACTGCAAGGGTTACATAtattgttcaaaaatatttcaaatatacGTTTTTATCATTTGCAATGGTCAAGATTATGTCGATCGATTCCATCACTATGACATGTAAttgttttttctttcaaatgtatatattattactaattattaataaatctaCTTTATCTAAGAACGACAACACTTAAATAAAAAGAGTACAATGGACCGGGTTTAAATCGGGTCTCTATTAAACCCTCCTCCGTGGGGTGGGTTTAGACCTGCCCAAATAGGTCCAAAAGCGGGTCTAGGGTGGATCTCATGTTTGGAAAAATCTACCACAATAATTGctattaaaaatgatgagaataATGATTCTTTCATAGAATAGAAACAATGCATGATAAACGAAAAAAATCGCGAAATAcagaaaatttcaaaatataaggaaaaaaatatttaataataatttaaagtaaaatttagaatgcattatatatatatatatatatatatatatatatatattggcatCAATActcgtaaaataaataatcaacacataaaaacagaaattacaaaattaatatttaatcgaatttaatttgattaacgtATTTCATTTACTaacaaatacaaaataaattatatcaattcAAAGTATACAATActgagataaaaaaaataatcaagacAAATTTATGTAACGAATCATTTTATAATTACTCAAgattaatgaaaaaaattatggaAACCCGAGATATAATAATTGCAAGATTCAATATAAATATTGGGACAAAGAAAAAATTATACTAAATATTATATCTATAAGCTTACATGATTTATATATTGACAATGTATTGTTTtaaataattgatatatatatatatataatgatcaTAAATTATGGACATTAAAACTGTAAGAATTAtattgtttgaaaatattacaaatatttttattagttgcaacgttgaaaattatattaattaattttatcacTAAGAGATATAAATAGTTTTTCCTTTCAAATGAAgagtatatattattattaattattaatattaataaaatctatTTTATTCATAGGACAACAACACTTCAATATACTACAACTTTATAAGCTTTTATAACaccaaataaagaaaaatataaatttcttcTCAGGACTAGACCGTTGAAATAAAAGATAGAATGTTAGCCTTTTTAAtcgaaaatattcaaaaataataaaaaatttaagaaacaaAATCATTGCAATAGTAAAATTTTGAACAActttaaatgaaataaaaaataaaaaatcatgtcCAATAACATTATTGATCATTAACAATTTAAACTTACAAGTATTTGATTTAAGACAATAACACAAGAATGAAGATTAAAAACAATGCAATTAATTTTGATCTTGCAAAAAACTATTTTCagcattaaattaaaaattaaaaattaaaaaatgagtgtccaaaaaaaaataataaagatataAAAATGCAAATAATTTATGAAGATAACAACATAAGAATTGTTACGAAGATGATGAGAAAAttaactttttataaaaataaaaaatggatgATAAACGAAAATATCGTGAAAGAAAACAAATTGGTTATATAAAGGAATAAATGGTGCCGTAATTTCATTTAAAGTTTAGAatattttatctatattatTTTTTCCCTCATAATCATTagtgataaaataatttttaaacactatgtattattattatttcataaattttattttattaaatatgtcaTGACATTTCAAATTCTATATTTTTATCAATTTCTAGTTTATACAAAACTATCATATTTATTACAATCATGGTTTTTGACAACTATAGATTCAATTAGATTCTTTAACACTTAAAATCTTGCAACAAATATTGTtcgtttttatttataatacatGTTGTACATATTATCTTCTATTGAATTTTATTATTGATTAAAATaccatgaaaattattaattaattacacgTTAGTTTTATCTCATCTCATCTCATCTTATTTATTTAGCAatgtttatatataataaagtaTGTTTCTGCGTGCATAGCTCGTGACTTTTACtagtataatatattttaagattattaatttttttctatCAATAATGTAATAGaattttgtgtatatatataagatttttAAAATTGCATGTGTGGTTTTAAAATTTGACAGCCAAACCACCTAGTTACTTCACGCAGGGGCAGAGCTACCCTGGAGTTAGGGTGGGCTCCAGCCCcacctgaatttttttttaaaaaaatagtatggacatttttatttatttttgtttcgtagtcctaagtttaaaaataaaatttgcttCTTGCCCCTCCATAATTTGTAAAATTAACATAAAGTCCATTAAATTGAATTAATAAGCTAATATGAccatttttcaaatttcaagttAAATACATTTGTTTTGAAACATTTTTTTGttagttttttttatcaatttattcaCATAATTGGACAGAAACCccctaaaatttaatttattaggctttattttttctttatcaatataatattttaagctACCAAACtattaaaaattgttttaaataaaaaagattttaaaatttttaaatgatttaaatatatatttaattcattatttATATCTTTAGGAATACAAtgtgttgttttttttaaaaaaaaatacacaatgTGGTGTATTTATAATTTTTCGAGTTTGAATTTTTAGCCTAAAAATCTATTGTTGTgaattttgagaaaataatattttggttACGATATTTGAGAATATTGATATACAATTATTATTGACTTGTAttgtgattttttaattaaaaatatccaaaatttgaataattgtaaaatttgaaaaataattatttttttaaaattttagaaattattgaaatttaCAGTTGCGTAAATCTtagaattaagaaaagaaaaaccaTCAACTCAATTTCTAAATCAAAAGAGcatatattgattttttttatttaatttattatattaaattatagtTGAACGTTGGACGAAACCAGCTCCAAGTAATTTTAAATTCTGGCTCCACCCCTGACTTCACGTCATATACAACCTATATTTTTGTGTAAATACCATTCAAAAAAATGGATTTGGATTGTACATGTAACCCGTTGATTGGAACCCcgatataataatttaataataaaatgatTATATAAACTGtatgatacatatatatatatatatatcaaattgttgggatcggttcagagggtagagggggggtgaatacactctgaaacttttcttcttcttctttaaaatgatcaagtgaggtttagttcacttaatcagttttctcaacttctaaaacgttttgaacaacttaaatagtgcgaaaatagttcagaggttttagtgatgcaaagtttataatgcagtgtatgagcaggatgtaagataaatggcagtaaatgctaaagcacgattttatggaagttcgaaggcttaatccttctacgtctccccttcttccacttaggaaggaattcactagaagactttggttattacaacgtcttgtaatacacccacttcagacttaggacttatccaatgcctaatccgaaactcctagatttacacagataagattctcagttcttatcagactggtggaagctttcagagcagcttcaagtctcttcaacactgagtatagttgagttgagcttctcagactgcagagcggtcgagaggcttgaaaaccctaggatgatccttgacgatcagatatgtgaactgtaggcgagggtttatttgagcagcagatgaatgatcttgtaagtgtgctcaagtatatcagatgaggacttttgatattagtcaagtgattgaaatttttctgagttgcttgtctctcttcgttgtctcgtatcacttgttgttgttcttgttgttgttctctttttgagcaatcttccctttatataggtcaatcatcaacgtctttattttgaacgttctgatgctgcattgaatgcacatttaatgctcataaatgcattgatgattctgcatgaggatcgtacactgcagacaacttccagggtccaaaactggaataaacggtcgaatgctttatctgcagtcattctgtgtttttgccattttggtacaacctgttgtcttgatttgcaggagtcaacaaatcttctgaaacgccggttctgcttttaataaaggatcctgcaaagaacatcttgtcacaggtacttgtctcgagatatctagataggcagttggcattctaccggtagagatatttgtcctctgctggtttgaataaccagtcgataagcttgtgacttcaaccggtcgagagataaaggcggttgacaagcttccggtagatagatttatcctctgctggttttgatagccagtcgataggcttgtgacttcagccggtcgagggcaaaggcggttgacaagcttccggtagaagttgtagtagattcctgaaatacaatggttggcagcacattcctatacaatgagttgttgtttgttatcaccaaaatatcggattcaacacaaataaattattagGTTTATGCCCTAAAAAAGAAATATCATAGTTGAATTTTGTGTAATTTATTGTCTCGATTCTCGAACATAAATTTAAAGTTCGCTCGCCACTGCCCATAATAAATTATCACAAAGCCCACGAGCCTAGTAAGACTTCAATGCacaaaatttgagatttttgttGGTAAAGTTGCAAACGACAGAcaattttttgaactttttcaTGTACAAATGTATTGAATAATTgcaattttgattttatatgtttatcattttgtaattttaatttttttatgttttaatatttcaatttttagTCGTGTTTGTCTTGATTTTTGACAATCTTAATAATTGTTATTCATAAAATcttacgtgacactatacacgtcaAATTCATGACAGTACTGCATTATTATCACATCAGCACTACAAtaaaaaaaagattgaaattgtaaaaaaaacaaaacaaacaaaacaaaacaaaataacggATTAaatctgaaatctgaaaatacaacatattaaaacttaaatataaaaatttaaaatatcgaAATCGCAAGTTGACATGACAAAACAATTTTCCCACAAATTATATATACAAGAAATCTATGATGGCCAAAACCATCTATTGAATTATAGTCTTTCAACCCCATATAAAACCTCACTACCAAAAATCCCGGCATGAACATTGGCCGCCTACAAAATGGTGATATCGAGCTCGATCTCGCACAATAATTTCCCTCTCATATATCAGAGAAATGATCTTAAAAGCACTGTGACAATCTTCACAGATCCTTAGATTCTTCAAGATTCGAACAGTTGATCCTAACTTCGTATTCATTATCCCGAAAGCTACAGCTATCTTCTCGCTATGATAAACAAGTGATGTTTCCTTCTCTTCTTCGCTGATATCGAGCAATACCTCGGATGTGTGAGGCACATATCCGTGCAACTTAATCCTTTGGATAATCTTGTCGAGCATCAAGTTGATATCTTTCATGCGAAGGTTCGAATAATCGCCCACTTTAAACATGTGAACATCGCCCTTTATGTCGGTAATCATGCTCATCCCAGGCACGGTTCTAACCCCTCGTTCTTTCATAAGTCCTCGCAATCTCTCGACCTTGTCCCATTTCCCAGCCTTCGCGTAGATATTTGACAGCAACGTGTAACGACCACTGGACTCTGGTTCCAATTCTAGCAAGATTTCGCCGACACTCTCTCCCAACTCGACGTTTCCGTGTACCTTACAAGCACCCAAAAGTGCTCCCCAAACTGCACCATTAGCCTTCATAGGCATAGTCTTTATGAAATCCTCGGCTTCAACCAAGAATCCTGCTTTTCCAAGAATATTAACGACACAACCATAATGCTCCATCATGGGTTCGACGTGGTATATTTGTTTCATTGTCTTGAAATAGTTCAAGCCCTCGTCTACCAAACCCGAATTAGCACAAGCATTCAATAATGCCACAAATGTAACCTCGTTTGCCTTAATATCCCGTTTAGTCATCTCCGAAAAAAGCTCAATTGCCTCTTGTGATCGACCATGCATTGCAAGGCCACCAATCATTGCATTCCAAGGAAACACTTCTTTCCACTCCATCTTCTCAAACACGTCCCAAGCCAAGTCGATACACCCCCCTTTCGAGTACATATCAATCAAAGAAGTTCCCAAAGCTTCATCCAACAGAATATTATTGCTTCTAACGTAAGCATGGATCCATTTTCCTTGATCAAGGGCACAAACATTAGCACAAGAAGCCAACACACTCGGTAAAACAAATCTATTAAGCTCGACTCCCGCCTCCTGCATTTGAGTAAAAACTTCCATGGCCTCCCTAAAGCGGTCTCCTTTGTTAAAACCATCAATCATCCCACTCCAAGAAATGTCATCCCTGACCGGCATTTCATCAAAATACTTCTTAGCTTCATCAATCATGTCATTTTTTGCAAATCCACTGACCATTATATTCCAAGAACCTACATTCTTTTCCAACATTTTATCAAACAAGTCACGTGCAGCTTCCACCTTGCCAACCTTCATGTACCCATTTATCAGAGCATTGCAACACACGACATCCGAATCTTCATTCGAATGATACATGTTCCTGGCTTCCTCTATATGTCCCAAAGAAGCATACATCTGAATTGCAGCACTGATGACGTGCTTATCCCCATTAAGTCCAAATTTAACAACATGGCAATGGAGCTGCAGCCCTTCCGCAATACATTTTACCATTGTGCAAGCCTTCAAAAGCAGAGGATACGTGAATTTATTCGGCCTAGAACCCGAATTCACCATTTCAAGATACAACAAAATGGCATTAGCTGGCTCCTCATTATCCAAACACCCTTTAATGGCACAATTAAACACAAAAACATTTGGCGCCGAAACTTGTTGGAACACTTGTAACGAACTCGTTAGGCTGCGAAATTGAGGATTCGCGTAGCACTTCACTAAAGATCCCGCCACATAATGGTCTCGGAAACTTGCTGTTTTCAGGATTACGGCATGAACCTGCCTCAGATTTTGCAATGAATCGGTGCACTTTGAGTTTAAAAGGTTCAAGATTGATGGGCTTTGGTGCAAGAGATTTGGCGTCGAAAAATTTTCCTTGAAATTTACTTCTGGAGGAGGATTATGAACGAGTGTGCGTGTGCCCATGCTTCAAATTTCCTCCTTCGGTTAGCAAAAGAAACCTGCTAATGTTATCCATTTTTTCACTGGATTTGGATACAAATAGCAACTATTTTTTATGTTAcaaattttatattgaaatattattattattttttaaaaaaaaaaaaagaaaagaaaagaaaatttgaGGTGTATCCAAGCCCGAATTATTATGTTAAAGAGTTAGAATTCTTCTGTGCttctcacaaaattaatattCTAAATTCGAGCATCATTTTAGCAAAGCTCGATCAATCTGAATTTGAACATTTTCCGAGCAATCTTTGAGCTAGCTGCACAAAGATATATATTCTAGCTCGAATATGGAAAATTAATGCCTAGTATTTGGTTCGATTTCGTCtccaaaaatttatatatattaggaCAAAAGTACTCAACAAAAGTCACTCAAAAATAGCTTTTTTTAAAGGCTTTCAATTAACATGGAATTAAAGCATTTGCCATTATACCAGTAATTTCAAAAAGATATTATGGTAGAACTGGAGAAAGAGTACTAGCTAGACTAAG
It encodes:
- the LOC140892450 gene encoding pentatricopeptide repeat-containing protein At5g48910-like yields the protein MGTRTLVHNPPPEVNFKENFSTPNLLHQSPSILNLLNSKCTDSLQNLRQVHAVILKTASFRDHYVAGSLVKCYANPQFRSLTSSLQVFQQVSAPNVFVFNCAIKGCLDNEEPANAILLYLEMVNSGSRPNKFTYPLLLKACTMVKCIAEGLQLHCHVVKFGLNGDKHVISAAIQMYASLGHIEEARNMYHSNEDSDVVCCNALINGYMKVGKVEAARDLFDKMLEKNVGSWNIMVSGFAKNDMIDEAKKYFDEMPVRDDISWSGMIDGFNKGDRFREAMEVFTQMQEAGVELNRFVLPSVLASCANVCALDQGKWIHAYVRSNNILLDEALGTSLIDMYSKGGCIDLAWDVFEKMEWKEVFPWNAMIGGLAMHGRSQEAIELFSEMTKRDIKANEVTFVALLNACANSGLVDEGLNYFKTMKQIYHVEPMMEHYGCVVNILGKAGFLVEAEDFIKTMPMKANGAVWGALLGACKVHGNVELGESVGEILLELEPESSGRYTLLSNIYAKAGKWDKVERLRGLMKERGVRTVPGMSMITDIKGDVHMFKVGDYSNLRMKDINLMLDKIIQRIKLHGYVPHTSEVLLDISEEEKETSLVYHSEKIAVAFGIMNTKLGSTVRILKNLRICEDCHSAFKIISLIYEREIIVRDRARYHHFVGGQCSCRDFW